The following are from one region of the Odontesthes bonariensis isolate fOdoBon6 chromosome 16, fOdoBon6.hap1, whole genome shotgun sequence genome:
- the LOC142401402 gene encoding otoferlin-like: MYSIARDLHPADINGKADPYVVIKLGKSEVKDKENYISKQLNPVFGKSFDIEATFPMESMLTVSVYKWDLVGTDDLIGETKIDLENRFYSKFRATCGISSNYSVHGYNVWRDPMKPNQILAKLCMEGKIDGPHYGPGGKVKVANRIFMGQTG; this comes from the exons ATGTATtccatt GCGAGAGACCTCCATCCTGCTGATATCAATGGGAAGGCTGATCCATACGTTGTCATTAAACTGGGCAAGTCAGAGGTCAAGGACAAAGAGAACTACATCTCTAAGCAGCTCAATCCTGTATTTGGCAA ATCATTTGACATTGAGGCCACGTTCCCCATGGAGTCCATGCTAACAGTGTCAGTGTACAAATGGGATCTGGTCGGCACTGATGACCTGATCGGAGAGACAAAGATCGACTTGGAGAATCGATTCTACAGCAAATTCAGAGCCACATGTGGCATCTCATCCAACTACTCTGT CCATGGATACAATGTTTGGCGGGACCCTATGAAGCCAAATCAGATCTTGGCAAAGCTCTGTATGGAAGGCAAGATCGATGGACCTCATTATGGACCAGGAGGCAAAGTCAAGGTGGCAAATCGAATCTTTATGGGACAAACAGGATGA